From Oncorhynchus nerka isolate Pitt River linkage group LG1, Oner_Uvic_2.0, whole genome shotgun sequence, the proteins below share one genomic window:
- the LOC135559503 gene encoding UDP-glucuronosyltransferase-like, with protein sequence MGWRKGVLVLKLGQGLRLGPGLGLRQGLRLGLLVLLCCLALCPAPVQGDKVLVMPVDGSHWLSMKLLVKELAARGHEMLVLVPDTSILIQASDYYRTETFRVPYSKAQLDENVNKLKDAAFLKAPDVMDIFVNVQHLVHFTTMQVKGCEGLLYDKPLMKRLRGERFQMMLTDPFLPCGSIIADSFNIPAVYFSRGIPCGLDEKAAQCPTPPSYVPRLFSGNTDHMDFLGRVKNMLMYSLESYLCTVMFASFDELTSRYLDKDMTYRELLGHGAIWLLRYDYSFEYPKPRMPNMVNIGGINCGKRAPLPADLQEFVDESGEDGFVVFTLGSMISQMPEEKAKQFFDAFSKIPQRVVWRYTGVVPENIPDNVRLMKWLPQNDLLGHPKVKAFITHGGTHGIYEGICNSVPMVMLPLFGDQSDNVHRMAVRGVGEVLTLFDITSEKLVEALNKVINDKSYKEKMLKLSAVHKDRPIEPLDLAVFWAEFVMRHGGAEHLRPAAHDLNWIQYHSLDVFTLLLTIVLIVVMVTVKCCKVCFRKCCGTKKTMKKKKNE encoded by the exons atggGCTGGCGAAAGGGTGTTCTTGTGCTGAAGCTGGGGCAGGGGCTGAGGTTGGGGCCAGGGTTGGGACTTAGGCAGGGGCTTAGGCTGGGACTGCTGGTTCTGCTGTGCTGCCTTGCTCTGTGTCCAGCGCCTGTCCAGGGGGACAAGGTCCTGGTGATGCCTGTAGACGGGAGCCACTGGCTGAGCATGAAGCTGCTGGTGAAGGAGCTGGCGGCCAGAGGCCATGAGATGCTTGTGCTGGTCCCTGACACATCCATCCTCATCCAGGCCTCTGACTACTATAGGACTGAGACCTTCAGGGTCCCCTACAGCAAGGCGCAGCTGGACGAGAATGTCAACAAACTGAAGGACGCTGCATTCCTCAAGGCCCCGGATGTAATGGACATATTCGTGAACGTGCAGCACCTGGTTCACTTCACCACCATGCAGGTGAAAGGCTGTGAGGGTCTGCTGTATGACAAGCCCCTGATGAAGCGACTGAGAGGAGAAAGATTTCAGATGATGCTGACTGACCCCTTTCTACCCTGTGGATCCATCATCGCTGACTCCTTCAACATCCCAGCGGTGTACTTCTCGAGGGGGATCCCCTGTGGGCTGGATGAGAAGGCTGCCCAGTGCCCCACTCCCCCATCCTACGTACCACGCTTATTCTCCGGCAACACTGACCACATGGATTTCCTAGGGAGGGTTAAGAACATGCTCATGTACAGTCTGGAGAGCTACCTGTGCACAGTAATGTTTGCCAGCTTTGACGAGCTGACCAGTAGGTACCTAGATAAGGACATGACGTACAGGGAACTGCTGGGTCACGGGGCGATCTGGCTGCTGAGGTATGACTACTCCTTTGAGTATCCCAAACCCAGGATGCCCAACATGGTCAACATTGGCGGCATCAACTGTGGTAAAAGAGCTCCACTTCCAGCG GACCTGCAGGAGTTTGTGGATGAGTCAGGAGAGGATGGCTTCGTGGTCTTCACCCTGGGCTCTATGATCTCTCAGATGCCTGAGGAGAAAGCCAAGCAGTTCTTTGATGCCTTCAGCAAGATCCCTCAGAGG GTGGTGTGGAGGTACACAGGAGTGGTGCCTGAGAACATTCCAGACAATGTCAGATTGATGAAGTGGCTTCCTCAGAATGATCTGCTGG GCCACCCCAAGGTCAAGGCCTTCATCACCCACGGAGGAACCCACGGTATCTACGAGgggatctgtaacagtgttcccATGGTGATGCTTCCATTGTTCGGTGACCAGAGTGACAACGTACATCGCATGGCGGTGAGGGGTGTCGGGGAGGTGCTCACTTTGTTCGATATCACCTCAGAGAAACTGGTGGAGGCCCTCAACAAGGTCATCAACGACAAGAG TTACAAGGAGAAGATGCTGAAGCTGTCAGCGGTACATAAGGACCGTCCCATCGAGCCCCTGGACCTGGCTGTGTTCTGGGCGGAGTTTGTTATGCGCCACGGCGGAGCGGAACACCTAAGACCCGCCGCTCACGACCTCAACTGGATCCAGTACCACAGTCTGGACGTGTTCACTCTGCTACTCACTATAGTTCTCATTGTTGTCATGGTCACCGTTAAATGCTGCAAAGTCTGCTTCCGCAAGTGTTGTGGAACGAAGAAGActatgaagaagaagaagaatgagtGA